Part of the Sphingomonas morindae genome, GCGGCGGGCGCGTCCGCCGCATCGGCCTGCTCGGCGGTTCCTTCAATCCGGCCCATGATGCGCACCGGCGCATCAGCCTGTTCGCGCGCACGGCGCTCGGGTTGGACGAGATCTGGTGGCTGGTCTCCCCCGGCAATCCGCTGAAGCCGGCGGCGGGCATGGCCCCGCTCGCGGTGCGCTTCGCGGCGGCGGCGGCGATGGCGCGTCGGGCGCCGATCCGGCCCACCACGATTGAGGCCGGGCTCGGCACGCGCTTCACCGCCGATACGCTCGCGGCGCTGCTGCGTCGCTATCCCGGTCATGATTTCATCTGGCTGATGGGCGCGGACAATCTCGAGCAATTTGCGCGCTGGCATGATTGGCGGCGGATCGCGCGCACGCTTCCCATTGCCGTGATCGCGCGTCCCGGCTATGATGCGCCCGCCCGTCGCAGCGAGGCGATGGGCTGGCTTGGCCGTTTCGTCCGGCCCGCGGGCGATGCGAAGCGGTGGACGCAATGGAGTTTGCCGGCGATCGTGCTGTTGCACACGGTTCCCGATCCGATGTCCGCCACCGCCAGGCGCGCCGCCGATCCCCTTTGGGCGCGGCGCTTTCAACCCAGGGCCTTGCGCGATTCGGTCACGCGCCGGCCCGTCTCCCCGGAGGTTCATTGCCTGCTACCCCCGCCCGCGCCGTGACGCCGGGCAGCCCCGTGTCCGCCGAAGCGCAGAAGCTCCACGCGCAGG contains:
- a CDS encoding nicotinate-nucleotide adenylyltransferase, which produces MAGARHRTGAALSGGRVRRIGLLGGSFNPAHDAHRRISLFARTALGLDEIWWLVSPGNPLKPAAGMAPLAVRFAAAAAMARRAPIRPTTIEAGLGTRFTADTLAALLRRYPGHDFIWLMGADNLEQFARWHDWRRIARTLPIAVIARPGYDAPARRSEAMGWLGRFVRPAGDAKRWTQWSLPAIVLLHTVPDPMSATARRAADPLWARRFQPRALRDSVTRRPVSPEVHCLLPPPAP